A window of Hordeum vulgare subsp. vulgare chromosome 5H, MorexV3_pseudomolecules_assembly, whole genome shotgun sequence genomic DNA:
TGTTGTGTTGCTGCTTAAGGGCATATAATTATAACTTACTGCTTCCCAACATTTGGTTACATATATATGGATTTGTACGTCGTAAATGGACGCTCTTCAATCTCTAAACACCAAAGTCGTGGTATATTATTTACCAGGATCGGCACAGTAGTAGTAGATTAATTTGTCGAGTCGTTCAATTCCTGCTACGCATCAACATTAATCCACATAATTAACTAGGTTTTCCCCAAACTAATTAATAACTAACTCTATGATAAACATCCTCTAGCTAACGACCACACTAGGGATATATATCTAGCCAAAGGAGATCAATCATCAAAACTATGATGGACTGAGCCAGTCCATCGATGTTGGTCATACGGCgttggatgacgtcaagtggacaTTTCGGAGTCTGCCATTGCCCTCAACAAAGCACGGAAGCACTTCTAGTACCAATGCGTGGCCTAGATCCGGCCCATCTCCTCGATGGGGATGCCCTTGGTCTCCGGCAGGAAGAACTAGATGAAGGCGGTCATGAGGAGCTCGCAGACGCCAAAGAAGTAGAAGGGGCCGAACTTGAAGTGGTAGAGCATCATGATGAAGATATGGGCGATGATGAAGGTGAAGGCCATGTTGAAGACCACCACCATGCTTTGTGCCGCTGACCGGATCTCTAGCGGGATTACATATATTTACTAGTATTTACAGTCTGTTGCAAGATTACATATATTTACTAGTAGTATAGATGGTGTTTCTAAAGCTACCACAAATTAAATTACAGTAGCTTAATTATCTTGTTAAAAGCGGTTGGAAGGCCtatatcacaagtcacatcatatGCCCTTGAGCCGATTCTCTCTTTGTTTGCCAAGGGCAAGGAAGATTGTCTTGGAGTTATATTGGTTATGTTCTAAGCCGATGGCTGTTAAACATGTCATGTAAGAAAGAGGAACCTGTTCGGTTCTAAAACGCGTGTAGGCGCAACTACTTTGGACCACACTCCCAACAAGTATTATTCATTCCCATCCCTGCGTGTGGTGCAACTACGTTTGTTACCCGCGGGATGACACTTTAGTTATCCCTCAAGAATGACAACTTTAGTAATCCGAGGTGGCAAATGTAGTTGAGAAAACATGACAACTCGCTCTGTTTTGGTTAACTATAGTGACCTCCGGGATGACACTTTAGTTATCCGGAGATAGTTTTCATATGTGTTTAACTAGTTGTCAcatgtggtccaaccataattgTTATGTATGTTAATCATAGTTGCCACATATGTTTATCAGGTTGGCACGTACGCGCAACTGCAGTTGTCATCTAGCAATCAATCATAGTTGCCATGTGAGTTTACCTAGTTGCCACATACGCACAAACACAGTTGCCATCTAGCAACAGACGAGCGTTGTGTGGGCGAAAAACAGTTCGCCCACACACGCGTGGACTAGGTGGTGACTATGTGGACAGAAACTGGTTTGCCCACAGATCGTAGCTGTCTACCACACGATGCGGGTCGTGTGGGCGAACTCTCAAACGCCCACAAACACGATGATGCCTACGTTGCACTGAAATTTCAACAGATTCCTTGAAGATTCATGCAAAACAGAATGGATATTATCATTTGGGTAAAATAAGAGTTGGCATGAGGGCAAAGTAGAAACATGTCACACGTGTGGGCATTATCATTTGGGTTAAATATATGTAATATTGGTAGTAATACCAGGGTGGTGAAGATTCCCCACCCCCCCTCGCGTCGTCTCACGTAGGCGACTCGGGGGCGACTCGGGGGCGATTAGGCCTCTCCTTGCCGCCGTTGACGGCGGCCTTCAGCCGGCCTGTGGCAACGGCGGGACTTCTTCTACCTCCTCTCCAGCCTTCCCGTGTTTTTTTTGAACTCAAACCGCATAACAATCATTCTACGGTATTTCACCCTTCCCGTGTTAGCTCTTCTCCCTGCTCGCCCGCTTCGTCTTCGATGGCGCGGCGCGGGAGCTGCATCTAGGTTGCAGCCGCGGGATCCCATCGCGGTGGCCTCCCCGCGAGTTTTGGCATTGCTTGATGTGAGGCTGCACCATATCATGCTATAAGTGAGACAAGTCGCACCCACTAGTCATCATCACATATATATAGGTCtaattgtttattttattttatcaaggGAGAATGCCCGTTCATATTGTCCAAATGGACGGTTATGTATAAATGAGCTCAGTTTTCAGAAAAGATACCATCAAAAACTTTTTCAACAAGCAAGCAAAAGCCAGCCTGAACTGGTTTTCATTTTCTAGAAGTCAATAAATAGATAAGAAATGCATTTTGTCGATGCTTGTTCTTATTGAAAAAGTCAACCAGATATTTTGAAGTttttaaaaaatctgaaaaaaggcACACAATGCCATGCAAATGTATACTGTACATGGGTGCAAATTTTCATGAGAAAATACATTGACATCGTGAGCTAGACAAAGATGAAAAATTGCTAATTTTGAAAATAGTGAACAGCATGGTGCACTGTGCACCGTTCCCTATATAAAACCAatgattttcatttttttgtgtatCTTACGAATCAATGTATTTTATCCTCAAAATTTACATGCATATAGTATACACCCATATGTTAATGTatggtttattttttatttttcaaagctTCAGAATGTGATTTTTGAACGTTTCTAATAAAGGGCTCCATGAAGCCCGGCAACTAGATACAAGGGAGTACGTCAGGGATCGAAGACAACATCGATCAAAGGGAGGCCAAAGTGCCAAATACCGTATTGTTCACACTTTGGAGTTTGGAACACATGATTCTCCTACTGTCTAAAgcttctactccctccattccataaTATAGTGCGTCCTCGGTTTTTAAGTTTTAAGTTTAACAATGGATTTAATCAATGTGGATGATTGCAACGGAAGGAAAAACTGTACCATCAAAAACTTCATTCATATACGAATTCAATAATATAACTTTTGCTCCCATCGCAATCTGTCTCATTGGTTAAATTTATGGTGAAATTTAGACCTCGCAAAGCGCATGCGCACTACATTGTGGAATGGAGGAAGTATCACAAATTTAGCTCAGTTGACAGTCACACTCACACAGCCGGACATAAAGCGATAGGACATCTTGCCAGCGCGCGGAATCATCGCAATTGAATTTGATGTGCTAACAAACGAGAGACGGTGTGCATATGATTCAACTACCAAAATTTATAACATCCAATCAGTTCCATCAGATTCAGATCAATCATGAAATATATGTTCACAATCTCTTCATTTGATCTTGTACATGTTGATGCATTCTTCTGAGAACTTGGTCTATTTTCTATTAATTTGTGaaaccttttttttcctttttctatttacGGTGAAAACTTGGTCTAACTCAAAAAGGTATACATTTGGACAATCATAACTAGAACCATATTTATCTGGAAACAGCAGAAAAATAGTTTATTTATTGTACATTTCGATTTTATTTTATCTTCACATGCATGAGGAAAAAGGAAGATCAGGGAGGATTCATATATCAATTGAGGCTACACTAAAAAATTTCACTTCTTAAATTAGGCGCCGATCTCCTTAGCCATGTTGAATTGCATGCTTAAATGCTCAGCTGTTTTCAGCTCAAAAAATCCGGGGCTGGTCACTCCGTGCCGTTTTGATTGAATTGCATTAACCGACCAACACATTTATTTATAAGCGTAAGCGAATGAGAAAGATGTGCAGCGTATTTCAACAAGGGCTGAATCTTATGGAGCTCCTGTGCATAGCAACATGTAGTCCAAGCCACCGGGTGAAGGTAATCTTGAGTACATGAAAAAGTGTGAGTGAGACGAACAGATACGTACCAAAGCtattttgctcttttgtttttacAAAGAACCATGGAATAAAGAACATGTCTAGCATCCAGATCCAAGGAATAAAGGGAACAAAGGAAaagtggaaaaaatgaaaaagacaaaaaggaaaaaaaaggcatATATTAGTTATATCAGGAGAATGGTGCATTTGCAAATGTCAGGATGGACTGCTAGTAGCAATAGATAACACACATATTTCCATGACCTCGTAGCACGCATGGTTGAAAACCGACGCTCAAGGAAACAATACTCTGGTACTCCAGCAGTCCGATTGCCACCCTTGTGTAAGCTTATCATTTCCTTTAGTACAAGAATCTATGAGCTAGTTTGGTCTTAATGTTGTTCTATCAGTGAATCAATTGAATGCTTACATTGCAGCATAGCATCATTGGACGAATGGTTGTATTCTTTTTGCGTGTTTGTCAACATCTTCAACTTGTACTGATGTTTGAATTTGATATGTGTGTTAAGCAGATTATGGGCGTCGGAAACTGCTCCGACCAAGCAACCACTGACTTCTCTAAGCACATAGATGGGCAGTTGATGAGAGTGAACGCTCTGCTGGTGGCCAGCACCATCGTGATAGGAGTTATTGTTGGGATCGGTGCCTATGGTCAGCGCTACCGTCACCATCCACTTACCAGCTTCCTCTTCCTTGGTGCCACCACCTTGTTCGTGCCCATCCTCTCCTATGTTGTCTCTACCGTCGATAGTAATCTAGGTGTTGTCACTATTTCCTCCGATGCACACATAATACCAGGGTGGTGCAGTACACGTAGCCACATTTACACTGTGTTCGTATGGGCTAGTCTTGTTCAGATTGCTGGCGCCAACACCACTACAATAGTTGCTGGTGATGACAACAAAGGACGAAACATTACCCTTCCTGGCACTGTACTGCTTGTTCAAGCAATATGGACCTCGTACATTGTCGTGTACTACCTAGGAGGGGGATATTATTCAACGAGACAATGGTCCATAAAGCATATGGATCTTGCAAATGGATTACCGGTTCTTCCATTGTTTTCTCTTCTCATTGCCAAGCTACTTCTCAAATATTATGCTTGGTATGGGGCAAGCAGGTCATTAGCATTTGGGCGCAATCCTCATTTCATTGTTGGATACATGGAGCAACTAAAAGCCAAGCTAACAAGTGAGCATTCCCTTCCTCCACTCATAGTTACGGGAGAGGACACAACATTGGTACAGAAGGAGCCTCATGGTTATAGTATCAAATGGTTATTTAACCAAGCTGATGGGACAGGGATAGACAACAACAATTTAGTGACCACTGATAAAGTTTGGAGGTTAGAGGATGATATATTTCCGAGGTATTCAACCAAGCAGCTAAAAGATATATGCTTTTCGTTTGCATTGTTCAAGTTGTTAAGATGTCGATTTACAAGGCATACAATTGCTGAGTTTGGTTTCATCAAGGCCCATAACTTATTGTCACACGTGTTGCTCCAGGATGTTGATGATGAAAGATCACTTGGGATGATTGCACATGAGCTTTCTTTccttcatgattattattattcaTCTCTCCCAACCTCATATTCAAGCAGTTGGCTacccattttgagcatatctatttcACTTCTAAccatgggtttgagcttattatatctATTGCTCATAACAGTTGTGATTTTGCTGTATGCTTTTATGGGATGGCCACATCATGGACAGATGCAGTGTTTTCTGAATTTCCATCCTTCGTTCCAGAATGAACATGAAGATTTTTTCTATAGTTCTTCGAACCAGATACAATATGGAAATATTTTCTTCGATCTTGCCCCAGTGGGTTTGCTTGCGGCACTAGTTGTGCTTTCGGAGGTGCGGGAGATTGCTTGTTACATCTGCTCTAACTGGACTAAAGTATTCCTGATCTGCTCCTATGTTAGGCATGCTTCTTcgtggcagaaatcacattggaaGAAGAAGATGCTTAGCCTTGTGCTGCGTAGAAAATGCAAGCTGCTAAATCATTGGGTGGACAAAATGAACCAATGCTCAGTCTTGGCACTCCACCCAAGCACAACCCCAGTGCCTCTTCTCGGACGCCTCATCCCACTGCTTCACAGGAAGAAGGTACCAAGAGCAGTGAAGGCAGCTCTCCTCAAGCCACTTAGAAGCCCCAATTGGAAGAACAGAAGCAATGGCGTGGCATCCCTTTGTACAAGGCTACAACTGCAGGCCGACAACAATCCGCTCTCAACATCGAATGGCGTCAAAGGTGTAGCTGATACCATGCTTGTGGCCCACATTgccacgagcatccttgaagtgaGAACATCGGAGCCACTCCGCCAGGCTGACTCTGCTAATGAGATTGCCGCCACACACTTGTCACGCTATTGTGCCTACTTGGTAGCCTATGTCCCAGATCTACTCCCCGACAACAACGAGTGGTGCAAAAGCTTGTACAAGGGCATCAAGAAAAAAGCCAAGCGCGCACTCGCGGCATCCGGCAACACCGGGCAGGCGTCATTGAGTCCTGAAGCGCTGGTCCAGGCGCTGAGTGCCGGGTCTGAAGAGGCACACGACCTGCTCAAGAATGGTGCGGAGCTCGGGAAGAAGCTGGTGGAGCTGGCGGGAAATGAAGGAGAAGAGGTGGCATGGGAGCTCCTCGCAGAATTCTGGTCTGAGATGATACTCTATGCCGCCCCGTCGGACAATGTCGCCGCCCATGCCGAGGCCATTGCGCGGGGTGGCGAGCTGATAACACTTCTGTGGGCGTTACTCACCCACCTCGGGTTCATCAGCCGGCCAGAGGCTGCCATGCCTAACACCCCTGGTGATGTTTAAGTCGTATGAGTCCTAGCTAGTTATGTGTTTCAATTCACTACCTTTTGTGTTGTTTCATGTTGattggtgtggtgtggtgtggtgtgctACTAAGAAGTTTGTCATGTGTTTCATTTCAGTACATACACTTTCAATTCCTTGATTTGAAAATGACAtacaataatatatatatatatatatatatatatatatatatatatatatatatatattccaatGCCGTGTGCTTCATTAACAATTTATTAACTCGGTTCTCACGAGCATGCCAATGTGTtccttctttccttcttctttcttgtACCAGTCAGGGTACGAAAAAGATTAGACTTTTATAGATCTCGGTTCTTCTCGCAAAGTGACTAAATTAAGAAAAAATACCGACTTACTAGGTGGGATATTATTTGCAGGCCTAAAGATCAGGGAGGGTTgggaattgaaaatttagaggtaAAGAATATATGTCTGCTAAGCAAATGGCTGTTCAGACTTTCTATGGAGACGGAGGTTATGTGGGTATAAATTTTGCGTAATAAGTACCTACAAACTAAAACTCTAGCTCAGGTGCTACTAAATCCCAATGATTCAGCATTTTGGAAAGGCTTGATGTCAGTGAGAACAACCTTCTTTCAAAAATCAAGATTTGTTGTAGGTGATGGGAAGTcaactagattctgggaggatacatGGATGGGGGACTTGCCTCTAGCCATACACTATCCATCTATCTATAATATTGTTCAACGTAAGGACCCATACGTTGCCACAATATTACAGTCTAATCCTTTGAATATTCAGTTCCGGAGAGCATTGATAGGACATAGATGGGATGCATGGCTGCATTTAGTTACAAGACTCATGGATGTCTGCTTATCGGAGGAGGCGGACAAGTTTCATTGGAAGCTAACGCCCAATGGAGTGTTTTCTGTGAAGTCCATGTATTTAAGCATCATAAATACATCTACTATTCCCAAGTCCAATAATATCTGGAAAGTTAAAGTCCCTTTACGGATCAAAATTTTCATGTGGTTTGTCCATAAGAAGGTGATTCTAACCAGAGATAATTTGGCTAAGAGAAATTGGGGGGCGGGGATAAACGTTGTTCCTTCTCTGATCATGAGAAGACTATCAAACACCTTTTTCTTCATTGCCCACTTGCTAAAATTCTATGGCAAACAGTCCATATAGCTTTCAACATTACACCACCGGATAGCATTGATACGTTGTTTGGGACGTGGCTAAATGGGGTAAACATGTATATTGCCACACATATTCGTATAGGAGCATGTGCATTGATCTGGGCTATTTGGAATTGCAGAAATGATGTGAACTTTAACAGATTATCAAATGTCAATTTCTTGCAGGTACTCCACACGGCATCGGCGTGGATCCGTATATGGTCGTTACTCACACCTGTGAAaatcagggagcctttggttacctgGTCTATCCGATGAGAGATGGTAGCACGAGATATatacaaccggtttggatggcggtccACTAATAGGATAGATGATTAGGCATCTAGGCCTATATTTGTAGCCGGTTGTGGCTTTTTATTATCCATTTATGTAATTTTCTGTTATTTTGGACCTGGTTCGGAACCGCTGAATGTTTGCTTCGTTTCATTAAATAAAATGGTTGGATGCATCGccctgatgcagaggccggaggcaaacctccttttctaaaaaaaatatatTCATGGGTTTAAAAAATATGTTCATGAGATGTTTGAAAAATTCTTACACAATTTAATATACTACTTCGTACCATTGAGAAAAATGTTCATGGCGTTTTAAAAAATGTCTAAACATTAAAAAAATGCTTTTCACATTAATAAATAAAAGTTTTGTGTTACATATTTTCATCAATGTGAATTGATAAATGTTCAACACGTATTTTAGAAAAGTATTCAACATGTTTTAAGAAAATATTCAACATGTATAAAAAACATtaacatgtatttgaaaaatgaagaacaaagagaaaagACATACAGAGAAAAAGAAACCAATTTGAGAAAAAGATGAGATCGTTACGGAAATCACATTGAAACATGGAAGAAGAATAAACCGCAGAGAAGGTTTTAAAACCGATCAAAACCTGTCCATGCAACCTTTCCAAAACTGCTCTAAGGAGCTACAATGTTGGGCCAGGCCATTAGCGGAGAGCTAGAGGCGAGACGAGGGCATGCCAAGCAATGTAGTACAATAGTTACTTCACCATACACCAAAAAAAAAgtatgcac
This region includes:
- the LOC123399059 gene encoding uncharacterized protein LOC123399059, producing the protein MLTLQHSIIGRMVVFFLRVCQHLQLVLMFEFDMCVKQIMGVGNCSDQATTDFSKHIDGQLMRVNALLVASTIVIGVIVGIGAYGQRYRHHPLTSFLFLGATTLFVPILSYVVSTVDSNLGVVTISSDAHIIPGWCSTRSHIYTVFVWASLVQIAGANTTTIVAGDDNKGRNITLPGTVLLVQAIWTSYIVVYYLGGGYYSTRQWSIKHMDLANGLPVLPLFSLLIAKLLLKYYAWYGASRSLAFGRNPHFIVGYMEQLKAKLTSEHSLPPLIVTGEDTTLVQKEPHGYSIKWLFNQADGTGIDNNNLVTTDKVWRLEDDIFPRYSTKQLKDICFSFALFKLLRCRFTRHTIAEFGFIKAHNLLSHVLLQDVDDERSLGMIAHELSFLHDYYYSSLPTSYSSSWLPILSISISLLTMGLSLLYLLLITVVILLYAFMGWPHHGQMQCFLNFHPSFQNEHEDFFYSSSNQIQYGNIFFDLAPVGLLAALVVLSEVREIACYICSNWTKVFLICSYVRHASSWQKSHWKKKMLSLVLRRKCKLLNHWVDKMNQCSVLALHPSTTPVPLLGRLIPLLHRKKVPRAVKAALLKPLRSPNWKNRSNGVASLCTRLQLQADNNPLSTSNGVKGVADTMLVAHIATSILEVRTSEPLRQADSANEIAATHLSRYCAYLVAYVPDLLPDNNEWCKSLYKGIKKKAKRALAASGNTGQASLSPEALVQALSAGSEEAHDLLKNGAELGKKLVELAGNEGEEVAWELLAEFWSEMILYAAPSDNVAAHAEAIARGGELITLLWALLTHLGFISRPEAAMPNTPGDV